One stretch of Labrenzia sp. CE80 DNA includes these proteins:
- a CDS encoding sugar transporter: MFQRLFAVVFLTAVLGAPFAGLFSLAGVTEASPAVSQQRSMCITAGVGCGSGHILLPAIGRM; the protein is encoded by the coding sequence ATGTTTCAACGTTTGTTTGCAGTCGTTTTTCTCACAGCCGTTCTCGGCGCCCCTTTCGCAGGTCTCTTCAGTCTCGCTGGCGTCACCGAAGCGTCACCCGCTGTCAGCCAGCAGCGCAGCATGTGCATCACCGCAGGCGTTGGCTGCGGTTCCGGCCACATCCTTCTGCCAGCCATTGGCCGGATGTAA
- a CDS encoding metalloregulator ArsR/SmtB family transcription factor gives MNQEALEDNAEDAARFLKMLASAPRLLLLCNMFDRECSVGDLAERTGMRMPTVSQQLSLLRAQGLVETRREGTTIHYRLASEAAQEVMAVLYKHFCAGGGDPAAADLLEIASAD, from the coding sequence ATGAACCAAGAAGCTCTTGAAGATAATGCTGAAGATGCGGCCCGTTTTTTGAAGATGTTGGCCTCCGCCCCGCGCCTCCTGCTCTTGTGCAATATGTTCGATCGGGAGTGCAGCGTTGGGGACCTGGCGGAGAGGACTGGCATGCGGATGCCCACCGTCTCGCAACAACTTTCTCTTCTGCGTGCGCAGGGGCTCGTGGAGACCCGACGAGAGGGCACAACTATTCACTACCGACTGGCCAGTGAAGCTGCCCAGGAAGTCATGGCTGTCCTCTACAAGCACTTCTGTGCGGGAGGAGGAGATCCTGCTGCGGCAGATCTTCTGGAGATAGCCAGCGCTGATTGA
- a CDS encoding CreA family protein — MGASAADEPDLIFKKSTVWKFLTPDHKLATYAIDDPIVSGVACHFTVPEKGGLSGWVGVAEEVSDVSLACRQVGPIEISEKFEQGEEMFRQRRSFVFKKMRIVRGCDVKRNVLVYLVYSDKLIEGSPKNSTSTVPLMPWGDQTPPRCGDYLDD; from the coding sequence ATGGGGGCATCTGCGGCCGATGAGCCCGACCTCATCTTCAAGAAGTCGACCGTCTGGAAATTCCTCACGCCGGACCACAAATTGGCCACCTACGCGATCGATGATCCCATCGTTTCCGGCGTTGCCTGTCATTTCACGGTGCCGGAAAAAGGCGGACTTTCAGGCTGGGTCGGCGTCGCGGAGGAAGTTTCGGACGTATCTCTTGCCTGCCGGCAGGTTGGTCCCATTGAAATCTCGGAAAAATTCGAGCAGGGCGAGGAAATGTTTCGTCAGCGCCGCTCCTTCGTCTTCAAGAAGATGCGGATCGTTCGTGGATGTGACGTCAAACGTAACGTCTTGGTCTATCTTGTCTATTCCGACAAGCTGATCGAAGGCAGCCCAAAAAACTCGACTTCTACCGTGCCTTTGATGCCATGGGGAGATCAAACGCCTCCACGTTGCGGCGACTACCTCGACGACTAA
- a CDS encoding MarR family winged helix-turn-helix transcriptional regulator, whose protein sequence is MSDDDIPAQKNDGLCGSSDNVLALEDFLPYRLNLVSETVSHSFARLYGEQFGMTRPDWRVIAIIGQCGRVTAKTIGERSTMHKTKVSRAVSTLEKRGFVIRTPNPEDMREIFLELTPAGQNVYNALVPQAFAFTRHLTDALSPEEREQLETILNKLVQSAATFDG, encoded by the coding sequence ATGAGTGATGACGATATTCCAGCGCAGAAGAACGACGGCCTTTGCGGATCGTCCGACAATGTGCTGGCGCTCGAAGACTTCCTTCCCTACCGTCTCAATCTCGTGTCTGAAACCGTGAGCCATTCGTTTGCGCGGCTCTATGGAGAGCAGTTTGGCATGACCAGACCGGACTGGCGCGTCATAGCGATCATCGGGCAATGCGGGCGCGTGACCGCCAAGACGATCGGCGAGCGCAGCACGATGCACAAAACCAAGGTCAGCCGCGCCGTCTCGACCCTTGAAAAACGCGGCTTCGTCATACGCACGCCCAATCCCGAGGACATGCGGGAAATTTTCCTGGAACTGACCCCTGCAGGCCAGAACGTCTATAATGCGCTGGTTCCGCAGGCCTTTGCCTTTACCCGGCATTTGACGGATGCGCTGAGCCCAGAGGAACGGGAACAGCTTGAGACTATCTTGAACAAACTTGTTCAGTCGGCTGCGACCTTCGACGGCTAG
- a CDS encoding DUF2865 domain-containing protein, whose translation MCASTTANAATCAAIRAELAGLDNSSSRSVSPAAQKWQTAQRQQSKAIAAAERDARFFRCDSAPQSPKCQGLANKIKRMQKNLRAIDRKLAQSLEPSRNNAESRRRRLQASLAAQKCNAAKPARTAKTSSNGNSFLGKIFDKKAGQPAAATDQNYRTLPNGLVVQKPRRDLLLARSNDQDLTQLKSRASLARETRSNRTRIPSGGTFRTLCVRTCDGYFFPVSFSTGQSQFADDAARCGEICPAAPTELFVHRNPGGLAEEMISLAGIPYAETENAYRYKTEFVQNCSCRDSRNTSTESKMTPLAGNNSGVWTNEDGRVQVSLRLDGPAPFFEGNTSPTRSSWSLDPLLPDQLPKGTDPATRMDLEGGFNAAIRIDTDTEEAGVAAASTDTDSDELPLLTSRATQKASAPEPVFTKLEEKDQTRQAPSGPIRVVGPEYFVAQ comes from the coding sequence ATGTGCGCCTCTACAACGGCGAACGCGGCAACATGCGCTGCCATTCGCGCGGAACTGGCAGGCCTTGACAACTCGTCCTCGAGATCAGTCAGTCCCGCAGCCCAGAAGTGGCAGACAGCGCAGCGCCAGCAAAGTAAGGCCATTGCCGCCGCCGAACGCGATGCACGCTTTTTTCGCTGCGACAGCGCTCCCCAGTCTCCCAAGTGCCAGGGGCTGGCAAACAAGATCAAGCGTATGCAAAAGAACCTGCGCGCCATCGATCGCAAACTGGCTCAGTCATTAGAGCCATCGAGAAACAATGCTGAGAGCCGGCGTCGACGCTTGCAGGCAAGCCTGGCAGCGCAAAAGTGCAATGCAGCCAAGCCCGCGCGAACTGCAAAGACCAGTTCCAACGGCAATAGTTTTCTTGGCAAGATATTCGACAAGAAGGCCGGGCAACCGGCAGCAGCCACCGACCAGAACTATCGCACCTTGCCAAATGGGCTTGTCGTTCAAAAGCCCAGAAGAGACCTCCTCCTCGCCCGCTCAAACGATCAGGATCTGACACAGCTGAAGTCACGAGCGAGCCTCGCCCGGGAAACGCGGTCCAACAGGACCCGCATTCCCTCAGGCGGTACCTTTCGAACACTTTGTGTTCGCACCTGTGACGGCTACTTCTTCCCGGTGAGCTTTTCGACGGGACAAAGCCAGTTTGCGGATGACGCAGCCCGTTGCGGTGAAATCTGCCCCGCAGCTCCGACCGAGCTGTTCGTCCATCGCAATCCCGGCGGCTTGGCTGAGGAAATGATTTCCCTTGCCGGCATTCCGTATGCCGAAACGGAAAACGCTTATCGATACAAAACCGAATTTGTACAAAACTGCAGCTGCCGCGACAGCCGAAACACCTCCACCGAGAGCAAGATGACGCCGCTTGCCGGGAATAATAGCGGAGTTTGGACCAACGAGGACGGCCGCGTACAGGTGTCTTTAAGGCTCGATGGGCCTGCGCCGTTCTTTGAAGGGAATACTTCCCCAACGCGAAGCAGCTGGAGCCTGGATCCATTGTTGCCTGATCAGCTGCCAAAGGGAACCGATCCGGCCACCCGCATGGATCTGGAAGGCGGCTTCAACGCGGCGATCCGCATTGATACAGATACAGAAGAAGCGGGCGTTGCAGCGGCAAGCACCGATACAGATTCGGACGAGCTGCCGTTGCTGACGTCCCGTGCAACCCAGAAAGCGTCAGCCCCCGAGCCGGTTTTCACCAAGCTCGAGGAAAAGGACCAGACCCGGCAGGCGCCAAGCGGGCCTATCCGGGTAGTCGGTCCAGAATATTTTGTCGCCCAATAA
- the gltX gene encoding glutamate--tRNA ligase, whose protein sequence is MTVTVRFAPSPTGHIHIGNSRTALFNWLFAKKNGGSFVLRFDDTDKERSKAEFADATELDLAWLGIQPARVERQSDRVASYEAAAEKLKSDGLLYPCYETADELERRRSRARALGRPPVYDRAALKLSADEKAALEAEGRKVHWRFLLPNHDGDPFAPRRTEVTWTDLCRGEQSVDLASLSDPVLIREDGTYLYTLPSIVDDIDMGITHVIRGEDHVANTGVQYAIFKALGAEMPTFGHHNLLTTRDGEGLSKRKGALSIGSLREAGLEPMAVASLAVLTGTSQAVEPVSNLDVLAEKFDLSFVSRSAAKFDPADLGGLNAKLVHDMPFEVVEDRLRSLGIRASETFWLLIRENCEKVSDAQHYWQIVYGSIDGKVSEEDREFVAKARDFLPEGDITEETWGAWTSALKADTGRKGRGLFMPLRRALTGLDHGPDMKALLPLIGRQNILDRLPG, encoded by the coding sequence ATGACCGTTACAGTTCGTTTTGCGCCGTCCCCGACTGGCCATATCCATATCGGCAATAGCCGAACCGCATTGTTCAACTGGCTCTTTGCCAAAAAGAATGGTGGATCCTTTGTTCTGCGTTTCGACGACACGGACAAAGAACGCTCTAAAGCAGAGTTTGCCGACGCCACCGAGCTTGACCTTGCCTGGCTCGGCATTCAGCCGGCCCGCGTCGAGAGGCAGTCCGACCGCGTTGCTTCCTATGAGGCCGCTGCTGAAAAGCTGAAGTCCGACGGGCTGCTATATCCCTGTTATGAAACCGCCGATGAACTTGAGCGCCGCCGCTCGCGGGCCAGAGCCCTTGGTCGGCCTCCTGTCTACGATCGGGCAGCATTGAAGCTCAGCGCCGATGAAAAAGCGGCTCTGGAAGCAGAGGGACGTAAGGTTCACTGGCGCTTCCTTCTGCCAAACCACGACGGCGACCCCTTCGCGCCCCGGCGGACAGAAGTGACCTGGACGGACCTTTGCCGCGGCGAGCAGTCGGTGGACCTGGCCTCGCTTTCCGATCCGGTGCTGATCCGTGAAGATGGAACCTATCTCTATACGCTGCCATCCATCGTAGACGACATCGACATGGGCATCACCCATGTCATTCGCGGCGAAGATCATGTTGCCAACACCGGCGTTCAATACGCGATCTTTAAGGCACTCGGCGCCGAGATGCCGACCTTCGGCCATCATAACCTGCTGACGACCCGCGATGGCGAAGGCTTGTCGAAGCGCAAGGGAGCGCTGTCCATTGGCTCTTTGCGCGAGGCAGGGCTTGAGCCCATGGCTGTCGCTTCGCTGGCAGTGTTGACTGGCACCAGCCAGGCTGTTGAGCCGGTCTCGAATCTCGATGTTCTGGCAGAGAAATTCGACCTGTCGTTCGTGTCACGTTCTGCAGCGAAGTTTGATCCGGCAGATCTCGGCGGCCTAAATGCAAAGTTGGTCCACGACATGCCGTTTGAGGTGGTGGAGGATCGGCTTCGGTCACTGGGTATTCGCGCGAGTGAGACGTTCTGGCTTCTCATTCGGGAGAACTGCGAAAAGGTCTCTGATGCGCAGCACTACTGGCAGATCGTCTACGGAAGCATTGATGGCAAGGTTTCGGAAGAAGACCGCGAGTTTGTTGCAAAGGCGCGTGATTTCCTGCCGGAAGGCGACATCACTGAAGAAACCTGGGGCGCTTGGACGTCAGCTTTGAAGGCTGATACGGGCCGAAAGGGGCGAGGTCTGTTTATGCCGTTGCGCCGCGCGTTGACCGGGCTTGACCATGGGCCGGACATGAAAGCACTGCTTCCCCTTATTGGGCGACAAAATATTCTGGACCGACTACCCGGATAG
- a CDS encoding MFS transporter has product MSYASFLRANSRWLAAGFLLTTFSGFGQTFYISLSSGHLREEFDLSHGDFGLLYMIATLGSAICLPWVGRSVDAFPVQRVALVVMLALTGLCVAMANVSSVWMLFFVIFGLRLSGQGMMTHTSMTAMGRWFSAQRGRAVSIASLGFPASESCFPALFVLTSGLLGWRMSWAAAAALVFLFALPVILWLLKQDRQPKALDGDGQKVEGRQWTRREALFDPVFWGVSAGVLAPPFIGTAILFNQVYLVDLRGWSLELFAAAFVVMALVAILSSLTLGVLIDRFSARGVLPFMLLPLTLACIVLANIHAEAAAFVFMALLGISNGFTATLGGALWPELYGTRHIGAIRSVAFAMMVFASAAGPGLIGVLIDFHVSYDVQLMGMGGYCALVTGLLFLTSRIAERRGHRT; this is encoded by the coding sequence TTGTCCTATGCCTCGTTCCTGCGCGCCAACAGCCGCTGGCTTGCCGCAGGGTTTCTGCTGACCACGTTTTCGGGCTTTGGCCAGACCTTCTATATTTCGCTCTCATCGGGCCATCTGCGCGAAGAGTTTGACCTCAGCCACGGCGATTTTGGGCTGCTTTATATGATCGCCACCTTGGGGTCGGCGATCTGTCTGCCCTGGGTCGGGCGCAGCGTTGACGCGTTCCCCGTCCAACGTGTTGCCCTCGTCGTGATGCTCGCCTTGACCGGTCTCTGCGTTGCGATGGCAAACGTCAGTTCGGTCTGGATGCTTTTCTTCGTGATTTTCGGCCTTCGCCTGAGCGGGCAGGGCATGATGACCCACACGTCGATGACTGCCATGGGGCGATGGTTTTCCGCGCAGAGGGGCAGAGCGGTGTCCATCGCAAGCCTCGGCTTTCCCGCGTCCGAGAGCTGTTTTCCTGCGCTCTTTGTCCTGACGTCCGGCCTTTTGGGGTGGCGCATGAGTTGGGCCGCTGCGGCCGCGCTGGTGTTTCTTTTCGCGCTGCCGGTGATTTTGTGGCTGCTCAAGCAGGACCGACAGCCGAAAGCCCTCGACGGCGATGGTCAGAAAGTGGAAGGGCGCCAATGGACGCGGCGCGAAGCATTGTTTGATCCGGTGTTCTGGGGTGTTTCCGCCGGCGTCCTGGCGCCGCCCTTCATCGGAACGGCGATTCTCTTCAATCAGGTCTATCTGGTCGATTTGCGCGGTTGGTCGCTAGAGCTCTTTGCCGCAGCCTTTGTCGTCATGGCGCTGGTTGCGATCCTCTCGTCCCTGACGCTGGGGGTGCTGATTGACCGGTTCTCAGCCCGAGGGGTTCTGCCCTTCATGCTTTTGCCGCTGACCCTGGCATGCATCGTTCTGGCGAACATTCACGCCGAGGCGGCCGCCTTTGTTTTCATGGCGCTTTTGGGCATCAGCAACGGATTTACAGCGACGCTCGGCGGCGCTTTGTGGCCCGAGCTTTACGGCACACGCCACATCGGCGCCATCCGGTCTGTGGCTTTTGCGATGATGGTGTTTGCCTCTGCAGCAGGACCCGGCTTGATCGGCGTTCTGATTGATTTTCACGTCTCCTACGACGTGCAATTGATGGGTATGGGTGGATATTGCGCCCTGGTCACTGGACTGCTCTTTCTGACTTCGCGTATTGCTGAAAGACGGGGCCATAGAACTTGA